The Stenotrophomonas sp. ZAC14D1_NAIMI4_1 DNA segment GACCGGTCACCTTCCGGTGTCGCAGTCGCCGGCGGTGCACCTGCCGGTCCTGTACACCCAGGTCATTGACGGCCTGAGGGTGATCGAAAACGGACGTTATCTGGATGGCACGTTCGGTCGTGGCGGTCATGCACGTGGCGTGCTCACCCAGTTGGGCCCGGAGGGGCGCCTGCTGGTCATGGACAAGGATCCGGAAGCCATCGCCGTAGCCGAGCGCGATTTCGCGCCGGACCCGCGCGTGTCCATTTTCCGTGGCAGCTTCGCCCAGCTGCTGCAGTGGGAAGCGACGGCCGAAGGCCTGGATGGCGTGCTGTTCGACCTCGGCGTGTCCTCGCCGCAGCTGGACGTGGCCGAGCGGGGTTTCAGCTTCGGCAAGGACGGCCCGCTGGACATGCGCATGGACCCGGACAGCGGCGAAAGCGCGGCGCAGTGGATCAACCGCGTCGAAGACCGCGAGATTGCCGATGTGCTGTGGACCTACGGCGAAGAGCGGCAGAGCCGCCGCATCGCCCGTGCCATCGTCGCCCGCCGCGAGAAGCAGCCGTTTACCCGCACCGCCGAACTGGCCGAGCTGATCGCTTCGGTGATGCCGCGTGGCAAGGACAAGATCCACCCGGCCACGCGCAGCTTCCAGGCCATCCGCATCCACATCAACCGCGAGCTGGCCGATCTGGAAGCCGGGCTCGATGCGGCCGTGGAACGGCTCAAGCCCGGTGGCCGCCTGGCGGTGATCAGCTTCCACTCGCTGGAAGACCGCATCGTCAAGCAGTACATGAACCGCCTGGCCAAGGCGCCGCCGGCCAACCGCCGCCTGCCCGAGGCCGTGGCGTTCGTGCCGACCCTGGATCTGATCGGCGGTGCCATCAAGGCCACCGATGAAGAGCTGGCCGCCAACCCGCGTGCCCGCAGCGCCGTGCTGCGCGTGGCACAGAAGCGGGAGGCCGATGCATGAGCCGGCTGCTGCTGATCATCCTGTTGGCCTGCACCGTGGCCTCGGCGATCGGCGTCGTGTTCGTGCGTCACCGTCATCGGCAGACGTTCATCGAGCTGTCGCGTGCCGAGCGCACGCGTGATGACATCAACCTGGAATTCGGCCGCCTGCAGCTGGAACAGGCCACTTTGGCCGAAGCCAACCGCGTCGACCGCGTGGCCCGCGAGAAGCTGGGCATGAAGTTCCCCGAAGCCGCCGACGTGGTGGTGGTGCGCCCATGAGCAAGACCGGCCGCAACCGCCCACGCAACGCCTTCAACCTGCGCCAGCGCCTGCGCTGGGTCGCGCTGGCGCTCGGCCTGTGCTCGGTGTCGCTGGTTGGTCGCGCGGCGTACGTGCAGATCATCAACAGCGATTTCTACCAGCGCCAGGGCGAGGCGCGCTACCTGCGCGAACTGCCGATCAAGACCTCGCGCGGCATGATCACCGACCGCAACGGCGAGCCGCTGGCGGTGTCCACCCCGGTCGCTTCGATCTGGGTGAACCCGCAGGACCTGCTGCGCGCGCCGGACCGCATCCCCGAACTGGCCCAGGCCGTGGGCATGTCGGTGGACGAGCTGAGCAGCCGCCTGTCGCAGAAGTCGGACAAGGAATTCATGTACCTGCGCCGCCGGATCAATCCGGACGAGGCAGAGAAAGTGGTCGCGCTGAAGATTCCGGGCGTGGCCGCGCAGCGCGAGTTCCGCCGCTTCTACCCGCAGGGTGAGGCGATGGCGCACGTGCTGGGCTTCACCAATATCGATGACCGCGGCCAGGAAGGGCTGGAACTGGCCTTCGACGAATGGCTGCGCGGCAAGGCCGGCGCCAAGCGGGTGATCCGCAACCGCAAGGGCGAGACGGTGGAGAGCGACCTGCTGCGCGCCGCCGAGCCGGGCAAGGACCTGACCCTCAGCATCGACCGCCGCATCCAGTACCTGGCCTTCAAGGAACTGCGCAGTGCGCTGGTGGCCAACAAGGCTGCCGGTGGCTCGATGGTGATCATGGACGTGGCCACGGGCGAAATCCTGGCCATGGTCAACCTGCCGACCTACAACCCGAATTCGCTCAACGGTGCCGTGCCCGATACGCGCCGCAACCGCGCCGTGACCGACCTGGTCGAGCCGGGTTCGACGATGAAGCCGCTGACCATCGCCACCGCGCTGCAGTCCGGTGCGGTGACCAAGGACACCATCATCGATACGAACCCGGGCTACATGCAGGTGGCCCGCTTCACCATCCGCGACGTGCCGCGCAACAACGGCGTGCTCAACGTGACCGGCGTGATCACCCGCAGCTCGAACATCGGCGCGGCCAAGATCGCTGCGAAGATGACCGACCAGACCTTCTATGACGGCGTGCGCCGCTTCGGTTACGGCTCGGTGCCGCACAGCGGTTTTCCCGGTGAATCCGGTGGCGTGGTGCGCCGCCCGGGCAACTGGGATGGCGCCACCAAGACCACCATGTCCTACGGCTATGGCCTGAACGTGACGCCGCTGCAGATCGCTACCGCCTACTCGGCGCTGGCCAACGGCGGCAAGCTGATCGCCCCGACCTTCGTGAAGGGCCAGCGCAACGAAGGCAAGCAGATCATCGACGAGAGCGTGGCCAAGCAGGTCGTGTCGATGATGGAAACGGTGGTGACCCAGGGCGGCGCCAAGCAGGCGGCCGTGCTCGGCTACCACGTGGCCGGCAAGACCGGCACCGCGCGCAAGGCCGGCCCGGGTGGCTACGAGCGTGGCCACTACAACTCGCTGTTCGCCGGCGTGGTGCCGGCCACCAACCCGCGCTTCGCCACGGTCATCGTCATCAACGACCCGCAGGGCGGCAAGTTCTATGGCGGCCTTGTCTCGGCGCCGGTGTACCACAACGTGATGGAAGGCACCCTGCGCCTGATGGACGTCCCGCTGGACGACCTGCAGTCGTGGCTGGCCGCCCAGCAGTCGGGAAAGATGGGGCATTCGGCCTCCATCCTGCCGGCGCCGCCGGCCGAGGCTGCGCTGCCGGCCGATGCCGCCGCCGAATTCGACGCCGCGCTGCCCAGCGCGCAGAACCATGTGCCGGCCCCGCCCGCGGGAGGCACGCAATGAGTCCTTCGATGTTGCTTTCGCAGTTGCTTCCGGACGTTGCCCTGGCGGGCAATGATCCCGTCCTGACCGGCCTGGTGCTGGACAGCCGTGCCGTGCGCCCCGGCAACGCCTTCGTCGCCATCGCCGGTTTCGGCGCGCATGGCCTGGGCTTTGTCGAACAGGCGCGTGCGGCCGGTGCCAGCGCCATCCTGTTCGAGCCGCCGGCTCCGGCCGAGCTGCCGGCACCGGCCGATGCCATCGCCGTGCCGGGCCTGCGCGCACGCCTCGGCGCCATGGCCGACCAGTTCCATGGTGCGCCCTCGCGCGCGATGACGATGGTGGGCGTGACCGGCACCAACGGCAAAACCTCCACCGTGCAGCTGCTGGCCCAGGCCTGGCACCTTCTCGGCACGCCCAGTGGAAGTATCGGCACGTTGGGCGCCGGACTTTATGGTTCGATCGAGCCGACCGGCTTCACCACCCCGCTGGTGCTGCAGATGCATGCGCTTCTGGCGCAGCTGCGCAACGACGGTGCGCGCGCGGTGGCGATGGAAGTCAGCTCGCACGCGCTGGACCAGGGCCGCGTGGATGCCGTGCACTACGACGTGGCGGTGTTCACCAACCTCACCCGCGACCACCTGGACTACCACGGTGACATGGCCAGCTACGGCGCGGCCAAGGCGCGCCTGTTCCACCGCCCGGGCCTGAAGGCGGCGGTGGTGAACCTGGACGATGCCTTCGGTCGCCAGCTGTTTGCCGGCCTGCCGGCCAGCGTGCAGGCCATCGGCCTGAGCTCGCGCGGTGCCGCCGATGCCCGCGTGCGTGCGGAAAACCTGCAGCTGGACGGTCGCGGCATCGGCTTCGAGCTGGTCATCGATGGCGCGCGCGCTGCGGTGCAGTCGCCGCTGCTGGGCCGCTTCAACGTGGACAACCTGCTGGCCGTGGCCGGCAGCCTGCATGCGCTGGGCGAACCGGTCGAGCGCATCGCCGACGTGCTGTCGGCGCTGCAGCCGATCCGTGGCCGCATGAACCGCCTGGGCGGCGAAGATGGCCTGCCGACCGTGGTGGTCGACTACGCCCACACCCCCGACGCGCTGGAACAGGCACTGGACAGCCTGCACGGCCACCTGCAGGGCACGCTGTACTGCGTGTTCGGCTGCGGTGGCGAGCGCGATACCGGCAAGCGCCCGCAGATGGCCGCCATTGCCGAGCGCCTGGCCAACCAGGTCATCGTCACCGACGACAACCCGCGTGGCGAGGATGGCGATGTGATCGTCGCCGACATCCTCGCGGGCTTCACCGATGCCTCCGCCGTGACCGTGCAGCGCAGCCGCGCGCGTGCGATCGGCCTGGCGGTGAAGCGTGCCGGTGCGGGCGACATCATCCTGATCGCCGGCAAGGGCCACGAGCCCTATCAGGAAGTCAACGGCGTGCGCCACGACTTCGACGACACCGAAGTGTCGGCCGCCGCGCTGGCTGCCAAGGCCGGTGTACTTGCGACGCGCATGGATGCGCTAGTGGCCCGGCCGCAGGACGCGGAAGAGGGCCCTGCTCAGGCAGGGGAGGGCATCGCATGAAGCGCACCCTGCTTTCGCTGATCGCGCACTGGGCCGGTGGCGAGATCCACGGCGACGACGTGGCCATCGATGCGGTCAGCAATGACACCCGCAGCCTGGGCGCGGGCACCCTGTACGTGGCCCTGCGCGGCGAGCGTTTCGACGGCCATGATTTCGCCGCCGATGCGCAGGCGCGTGGTGCCAGCGCGCTGCTGGTCGAGCGCCTGCTGCCGCTGGACGTGCCGCAGGTGCTGGTGGCCGACAGCGAACTGGCCCTGGCGAAGATTGCCGCCGGCATGCAGCGCGACCGCGACACCGAGGTGTTCGCGATCACCGGCAGCAACGGCAAGACCAGCGTGAAGAGCCTGCTGCTGGCGATCCTGCAGCAGGTGGCCACGCACGCGCACAAAGTGGTCTACGCCAACCCGGGCAACCGCAACAACGAGATCGGCCTGCCGCTGGCGGTGATCGATGCACCGGAAGATGCCGACTACGCCGTCTACGAGATGGGTGCCGGCAAGCCGGGCGACATCGCCTACCTGACCGACATCGCCCGCCCGCGCTATGCGCTGGTCAACAACATCGCCCCGGCCCATCTGGAACGCATGGGCAGCCTGCTCGGTGTGGCGATGACCAAGGGCGCGATCTACGCCGCGCTGCCGGCCGATGGCGTGGCCGTCATCAATGTCGATGATGCCTACGGCCGCTGGTTCGAACAGCATTTCGTCGGCACCCCGGCGCGCTGCAAGGTGCTGCGCTACGGCCTGGACCACAGCGCCGACGTCACCGCGCGCGACATCCGCGGTGGTGCGCAGGGCAGTCAGTTCACCCTGGCGACTCCGATGGGCGAGGCCCGCGTGGCGCTGGGCCTGCCGGGCCGGCACAACGTCAGCAATGCGCTGGCCGCAGCCAGCCTGGCCCTGGCCGCGGGCATCGACCTGGCCCTGGTGGCGTCGGGCCTGGCCGCCGCGCAGCCGGTGCCCGGCCGCCAGATCGCCCATCAGCTGCACAACGGTGCGGTGCTGGTTGACGACAGCTACAACGCCAACCCCGGTTCGCTGGCCGCCGCCATCGATGCCCTGGCCGCCGCCCCGGAAGAGGGCTGGCTGGTGCTGGGCGACATGCGCGAGCTGGGCCCGGATGCCGAAGCCCTGCACGCGCAGGCCGGCCTGCGTGCGCGCGCCGCCGGTCTCAAGCGCCTGTACGCACTGGGCCCGCTCAGTGCCGCCGCCGCCACCGCCTTCGGCGAAGGCGGCCGTCATTTCCCCACCCATGACGCGCTGTCGCAGGCGCTGAAGGACGCGCTGCACGCTGGCGTGCGCTGCCTGGTCAAGGGTTCCCGTGGCAGCGCCATGGACACGATTGTCAAAGCGCTGCTGGCGCAAGGAGAGGATTCCCCGCATGTTGTATGAACTGGCTCGATGGTTGCAGCAGTTGGAGAGCCTGTTCGGGCTGTTCAACTACCAGACGTTCCGCGCCATCCTTGCCGCGCTGACGGCCCTGTTCCTGTCGCTGTGGCTCGGCCCGGCGGTGATCCGCCGGCTTGCCCAGTTCAAGGGCGGCCAGCCGATCCGTACCGACGGCCCGCAGACCCACTTCGTCAAGGCCGGCACGCCCACCATGGGCGGTTCGCTGATCCTGCTCACCGTCACCCTGTCGGTGCTGATGTGGGCCGACCTGCGCAACCGCTACGTGTGGCTGGTGCTGGCGGTGATGCTGTGCTTCGGCGCCATCGGCTGGTACGACGACTGGATCAAGATCGTGCGCCGTGACCCGAACGGCCTGGCCTCGCGCTGGAAGTACCTGCTGCAGTCGATCTTCGGCCTGGCTGCGGGCATCTTCCTGCTGCAGACCGCCGACGTGCCGGCGGCGCTGACGTTCTACATCCCGATGTTCAAGTCGATCGCGCTGCCGCTGGCCGGCATCAGCTTCGTGGCCATCGCCTACTTCTGGATCGTCGGCTTCTCCAACGCGGTCAACCTGACCGACGGCCTGGACGGCCTGGCGATCATGCCGACCGTGCTGGTGGCCTGCGGCCTGGGCGTGTTCGCCTATGCCTCGGGCAACGTGGTGTTCGCCAACTACCTGCAGATCCCGCAGATCCCCGGTGCCGGTGAACTGGTCATCATCTGCGCGGCCATCGCCGGGGCGGGCCTGGGCTTCCTGTGGTTCAACACCTACCCGGCCATGGTCTTCATGGGCGACATCGGCGCGCTGGCGCTGGGCGCGGTGCTGGGCACGATCGCGGTCATCACCCGCCAGGAGCTGGTGCTGGTGATCATGGGCGGCGTGTTCGTCATCGAAACCCTGTCGGTGATGATCCAGGTGGCCTCGTTCAAGCTGACCGG contains these protein-coding regions:
- the mraY gene encoding phospho-N-acetylmuramoyl-pentapeptide-transferase, with product MLYELARWLQQLESLFGLFNYQTFRAILAALTALFLSLWLGPAVIRRLAQFKGGQPIRTDGPQTHFVKAGTPTMGGSLILLTVTLSVLMWADLRNRYVWLVLAVMLCFGAIGWYDDWIKIVRRDPNGLASRWKYLLQSIFGLAAGIFLLQTADVPAALTFYIPMFKSIALPLAGISFVAIAYFWIVGFSNAVNLTDGLDGLAIMPTVLVACGLGVFAYASGNVVFANYLQIPQIPGAGELVIICAAIAGAGLGFLWFNTYPAMVFMGDIGALALGAVLGTIAVITRQELVLVIMGGVFVIETLSVMIQVASFKLTGKRVFRMAPIHHHFELKGWPEPRVIVRFWIISVVLVLIGLATLKVR
- a CDS encoding UDP-N-acetylmuramoyl-L-alanyl-D-glutamate--2,6-diaminopimelate ligase — protein: MSPSMLLSQLLPDVALAGNDPVLTGLVLDSRAVRPGNAFVAIAGFGAHGLGFVEQARAAGASAILFEPPAPAELPAPADAIAVPGLRARLGAMADQFHGAPSRAMTMVGVTGTNGKTSTVQLLAQAWHLLGTPSGSIGTLGAGLYGSIEPTGFTTPLVLQMHALLAQLRNDGARAVAMEVSSHALDQGRVDAVHYDVAVFTNLTRDHLDYHGDMASYGAAKARLFHRPGLKAAVVNLDDAFGRQLFAGLPASVQAIGLSSRGAADARVRAENLQLDGRGIGFELVIDGARAAVQSPLLGRFNVDNLLAVAGSLHALGEPVERIADVLSALQPIRGRMNRLGGEDGLPTVVVDYAHTPDALEQALDSLHGHLQGTLYCVFGCGGERDTGKRPQMAAIAERLANQVIVTDDNPRGEDGDVIVADILAGFTDASAVTVQRSRARAIGLAVKRAGAGDIILIAGKGHEPYQEVNGVRHDFDDTEVSAAALAAKAGVLATRMDALVARPQDAEEGPAQAGEGIA
- a CDS encoding penicillin-binding protein 2, which codes for MSKTGRNRPRNAFNLRQRLRWVALALGLCSVSLVGRAAYVQIINSDFYQRQGEARYLRELPIKTSRGMITDRNGEPLAVSTPVASIWVNPQDLLRAPDRIPELAQAVGMSVDELSSRLSQKSDKEFMYLRRRINPDEAEKVVALKIPGVAAQREFRRFYPQGEAMAHVLGFTNIDDRGQEGLELAFDEWLRGKAGAKRVIRNRKGETVESDLLRAAEPGKDLTLSIDRRIQYLAFKELRSALVANKAAGGSMVIMDVATGEILAMVNLPTYNPNSLNGAVPDTRRNRAVTDLVEPGSTMKPLTIATALQSGAVTKDTIIDTNPGYMQVARFTIRDVPRNNGVLNVTGVITRSSNIGAAKIAAKMTDQTFYDGVRRFGYGSVPHSGFPGESGGVVRRPGNWDGATKTTMSYGYGLNVTPLQIATAYSALANGGKLIAPTFVKGQRNEGKQIIDESVAKQVVSMMETVVTQGGAKQAAVLGYHVAGKTGTARKAGPGGYERGHYNSLFAGVVPATNPRFATVIVINDPQGGKFYGGLVSAPVYHNVMEGTLRLMDVPLDDLQSWLAAQQSGKMGHSASILPAPPAEAALPADAAAEFDAALPSAQNHVPAPPAGGTQ
- the murF gene encoding UDP-N-acetylmuramoyl-tripeptide--D-alanyl-D-alanine ligase, with the protein product MKRTLLSLIAHWAGGEIHGDDVAIDAVSNDTRSLGAGTLYVALRGERFDGHDFAADAQARGASALLVERLLPLDVPQVLVADSELALAKIAAGMQRDRDTEVFAITGSNGKTSVKSLLLAILQQVATHAHKVVYANPGNRNNEIGLPLAVIDAPEDADYAVYEMGAGKPGDIAYLTDIARPRYALVNNIAPAHLERMGSLLGVAMTKGAIYAALPADGVAVINVDDAYGRWFEQHFVGTPARCKVLRYGLDHSADVTARDIRGGAQGSQFTLATPMGEARVALGLPGRHNVSNALAAASLALAAGIDLALVASGLAAAQPVPGRQIAHQLHNGAVLVDDSYNANPGSLAAAIDALAAAPEEGWLVLGDMRELGPDAEALHAQAGLRARAAGLKRLYALGPLSAAAATAFGEGGRHFPTHDALSQALKDALHAGVRCLVKGSRGSAMDTIVKALLAQGEDSPHVV
- the rsmH gene encoding 16S rRNA (cytosine(1402)-N(4))-methyltransferase RsmH, whose translation is MRPEAQTGHLPVSQSPAVHLPVLYTQVIDGLRVIENGRYLDGTFGRGGHARGVLTQLGPEGRLLVMDKDPEAIAVAERDFAPDPRVSIFRGSFAQLLQWEATAEGLDGVLFDLGVSSPQLDVAERGFSFGKDGPLDMRMDPDSGESAAQWINRVEDREIADVLWTYGEERQSRRIARAIVARREKQPFTRTAELAELIASVMPRGKDKIHPATRSFQAIRIHINRELADLEAGLDAAVERLKPGGRLAVISFHSLEDRIVKQYMNRLAKAPPANRRLPEAVAFVPTLDLIGGAIKATDEELAANPRARSAVLRVAQKREADA
- the ftsL gene encoding cell division protein FtsL; amino-acid sequence: MSRLLLIILLACTVASAIGVVFVRHRHRQTFIELSRAERTRDDINLEFGRLQLEQATLAEANRVDRVAREKLGMKFPEAADVVVVRP